A window of the Clostridia bacterium genome harbors these coding sequences:
- a CDS encoding DUF192 domain-containing protein → VAVRNERTGAWLATSAEVAASAWSRLRGLLGRESLRPGEGLLLFPCNAVHGLGMRFDLDVLHLDRHGRVLRVIHLRRNRLGPVVRGGYFALELPAGTAAATGTQPGDALRFERADAVEIE, encoded by the coding sequence GCGTCGCAGTCCGCAACGAGCGGACGGGCGCCTGGCTGGCGACTTCAGCGGAGGTCGCGGCTTCCGCTTGGTCGCGCCTGCGCGGCCTCCTGGGCCGCGAAAGTCTGCGGCCCGGAGAGGGCCTGCTTCTGTTCCCCTGCAACGCGGTGCACGGCCTTGGCATGCGGTTCGACCTGGACGTCCTTCACCTGGACCGGCACGGTCGCGTCCTGCGCGTCATCCATCTCCGTCGCAACCGGCTCGGGCCCGTGGTGCGCGGCGGGTACTTCGCGCTCGAGTTGCCGGCGGGCACGGCAGCCGCGACCGGTACGCAGCCCGGCGACGCCCTCCGGTTCGAGCGCGCGGACGCGGTGGAAATCGAGTGA